A single genomic interval of Polynucleobacter necessarius harbors:
- a CDS encoding DUF6352 family protein produces MTNYWVNSAYNTLEISSDHQLLVTDDLLHTYMARPGLALVPESCAAERSLHLRVTDNPRAEVLDSEIAAMADENIRENYRVWLRYRKRLLAASSLESFDMSLFKGEGVDVPPLFIAQLAQIFIRHILGDEAHPLEVRMGKLVFRVQKTTVIDDGIVMGADDEVVIRNAQASETGNIMDLLKGKSMSMRSADLDVSHENNADAYWARNEELDLAAQLNFGHEPINYFCRVLEKWINHFLGVGGRITPMQQITDPQWSWHVGLDDAATEILNNLYNKELVEVDELQKVICLFRLDFVDEAAVAKAQAGKPVYMVIAMNDQQPLQLKPQNLLFNLPLANVS; encoded by the coding sequence ATGACAAATTATTGGGTTAATTCCGCCTATAACACCTTGGAAATCAGTTCCGATCACCAGTTATTGGTAACGGATGACCTTTTACACACATACATGGCAAGGCCTGGGCTCGCGCTGGTTCCTGAATCGTGTGCCGCTGAGCGCTCACTGCATCTGCGTGTGACTGATAACCCTCGCGCTGAAGTGCTTGATAGTGAAATCGCCGCAATGGCCGATGAGAATATCCGAGAGAACTATCGGGTTTGGTTGCGTTATCGCAAGCGCTTATTGGCGGCAAGCTCTCTGGAGAGCTTTGATATGAGTCTGTTTAAGGGTGAGGGAGTGGATGTTCCTCCTTTATTTATTGCCCAGCTGGCGCAAATTTTCATAAGACATATTCTGGGTGATGAAGCGCATCCATTGGAAGTGAGAATGGGCAAACTCGTCTTTAGAGTCCAGAAAACTACCGTGATTGACGACGGTATCGTGATGGGCGCGGATGATGAAGTAGTGATTCGAAACGCCCAAGCTAGCGAGACAGGCAACATCATGGACTTGCTAAAAGGGAAGTCGATGAGCATGCGTTCCGCTGACCTAGATGTAAGTCATGAAAATAATGCTGATGCCTATTGGGCAAGAAATGAAGAATTGGATTTGGCAGCGCAATTGAATTTTGGGCATGAGCCTATCAATTATTTCTGCCGAGTATTGGAGAAATGGATCAATCATTTTTTAGGGGTTGGCGGGCGTATTACGCCTATGCAACAAATTACCGACCCTCAATGGTCTTGGCACGTTGGCTTGGATGATGCCGCAACTGAAATACTCAATAACTTATACAACAAGGAGTTGGTTGAGGTCGATGAGTTGCAGAAAGTCATTTGCTTATTCCGCTTAGACTTTGTTGATGAGGCCGCGGTAGCCAAGGCTCAAGCGGGTAAGCCGGTCTATATGGTTATCGCCATGAATGATCAGCAACCGTTGCAGCTGAAGCCGCAAAATCTCCTATTCAACTTGCCGCTTGCAAATGTTTCTTAA
- a CDS encoding branched-chain amino acid ABC transporter permease — MDMLAQILASGIAVGMIYAVIALGFQFTFATSGVLNFGQGEALMLGALVGLTCVDTFGMNYWAMIPIVCIFGMIQGSFVELIGVRPAIKIKSEFGWIMSTIALGIIFKNVAENIWGRDALPFPAPLPMEPMNFFGATILPMEILVVVGALVMMLLVEFFNRKTIYGKAVLATANDRDVAGLMGINTSMLITFSYALSSLTAAFAGVLIAPLTLTGATMGGSLGLQAFAVAIIGGLSSGIGIIVRGLILGIVETATGFYFSTGYKAVPGLSLLLLVLAYKPSGLFGKSAIKKV, encoded by the coding sequence ATGGACATGCTTGCACAAATCCTCGCGAGCGGTATCGCGGTGGGGATGATCTATGCGGTAATCGCTTTGGGTTTCCAGTTCACTTTTGCCACATCAGGCGTCTTGAACTTCGGTCAGGGCGAAGCATTGATGTTGGGCGCTCTGGTCGGTCTCACCTGCGTGGATACCTTTGGTATGAACTATTGGGCGATGATTCCAATTGTTTGTATTTTTGGAATGATCCAAGGTAGTTTTGTAGAGCTCATTGGCGTAAGACCTGCGATCAAGATCAAATCTGAGTTTGGCTGGATTATGTCCACGATTGCACTCGGCATTATTTTCAAAAACGTTGCTGAAAATATCTGGGGCCGTGACGCATTGCCATTCCCGGCGCCATTGCCAATGGAGCCAATGAATTTCTTTGGCGCAACTATTCTGCCAATGGAAATCTTAGTGGTGGTTGGCGCGCTGGTAATGATGTTGTTGGTGGAGTTCTTTAACCGCAAAACCATTTACGGCAAAGCGGTTTTGGCAACTGCCAATGACCGTGATGTTGCCGGCCTTATGGGCATCAACACAAGCATGCTAATTACTTTCTCTTATGCCTTGTCATCTTTGACAGCAGCATTTGCTGGCGTATTGATTGCGCCGCTAACGTTGACTGGCGCAACCATGGGTGGCTCCTTAGGGCTGCAGGCGTTCGCGGTGGCGATTATTGGTGGCTTGTCTAGCGGTATTGGAATTATTGTGCGCGGCTTAATTTTGGGGATTGTGGAAACAGCAACAGGCTTCTACTTCTCCACTGGCTATAAGGCTGTTCCAGGTTTGAGTTTGCTGTTGCTCGTATTGGCATACAAGCCATCTGGTCTCTTTGGTAAATCTGCAATTAAGAAAGTTTGA
- a CDS encoding FAD:protein FMN transferase, whose product MIRCKPLLGTFVEISIDQLGEETGIDHAFAAIQRVHDLMGFHNTQSELSQINQYAHTRAVEIHPWTAQVIRIAKEVYLASDGLFNCGIGHRLVAAGLLPRHITFSNHGLGDIEDIEFWSPDLIKSSRPLCLDFGGIAKGFAVDMAVRVLISEGISSGYVNADGDLRVFGNTSFPIQIRNPESPDE is encoded by the coding sequence ATGATTCGCTGCAAACCACTTCTGGGAACTTTTGTTGAGATCTCCATTGATCAATTGGGCGAGGAGACAGGAATTGATCATGCGTTCGCAGCGATTCAGAGAGTGCATGATCTTATGGGGTTTCACAATACCCAAAGTGAGCTGAGCCAAATTAACCAATATGCCCATACAAGAGCCGTTGAAATTCATCCATGGACAGCGCAAGTAATCAGAATTGCGAAAGAGGTGTATCTTGCATCAGATGGTCTATTTAACTGCGGAATAGGCCATCGCCTAGTTGCTGCAGGCTTATTGCCCCGTCACATTACATTTTCCAATCATGGGTTGGGTGACATCGAAGATATTGAGTTCTGGTCGCCAGACCTGATCAAATCCTCTCGCCCTCTTTGCCTAGATTTTGGCGGTATTGCGAAAGGATTTGCCGTGGATATGGCTGTCAGAGTCTTGATCTCCGAGGGAATTTCTTCGGGTTATGTAAATGCTGATGGAGATCTGCGGGTGTTTGGGAATACTTCCTTTCCCATTCAAATTCGCAATCCAGAGTCTCCAGATGAGTGA
- a CDS encoding EamA family transporter, with protein MTGFGIIALHTDASTTFLGLALVVFTGFCWGVANTVSRRAGSINMLSYVVLASAFAIPPLFAISLIFEGGWGHMSASLTSAPVGDLAGVLWQSLANSLFGYAALDWLLSKHPAAVVAPAPLLVPIFGVGAAAYFLAEPLPVWKILAAGLVIAGLVINLFWPNIERSLKRRFS; from the coding sequence ATGACTGGCTTTGGAATTATTGCGCTGCACACTGATGCTAGTACCACCTTCCTTGGTTTAGCTTTAGTGGTGTTTACTGGATTTTGTTGGGGTGTGGCTAATACCGTTAGTCGTCGGGCTGGTTCAATCAACATGCTGTCCTATGTTGTTTTGGCTAGCGCTTTTGCGATTCCACCTTTATTTGCCATATCTTTAATCTTTGAGGGTGGCTGGGGGCACATGAGTGCTTCATTAACCTCTGCGCCAGTAGGGGATTTGGCTGGAGTGCTTTGGCAATCTTTGGCAAATAGCCTCTTTGGTTATGCTGCCTTGGACTGGTTACTTTCCAAGCATCCAGCGGCTGTTGTGGCGCCTGCGCCATTGTTGGTGCCTATCTTTGGAGTGGGGGCAGCCGCCTATTTCTTAGCCGAGCCTTTACCTGTATGGAAGATCTTGGCAGCAGGTTTGGTGATTGCTGGATTGGTGATTAACCTCTTTTGGCCCAATATCGAGCGCAGCCTCAAACGCCGTTTTTCCTAG
- a CDS encoding transglycosylase SLT domain-containing protein translates to MVVGLWLCGNGTNAGAFRLARVLVPDEARNMVWSNGFGMLNQDKESHEETSADQVADTEIAAVIYNKSKVPAVTGLVNTKQQTVALLMPSVAQMQVKSISHVSDRIPTSKIDPQALDSNLMGSLQNQRAVADFFQKKYSLDPAKSEEYVSNTILIAKEVNIDPVLLLAVISVESNFNPNTKSHAGAEGLMQVMTSVHKDKHAIFGGTSTAAKPEVKIRVGAANAEDDGGYADKVMAERNRLITCVKTVRLTDSL, encoded by the coding sequence ATGGTTGTAGGCCTTTGGCTCTGTGGCAATGGAACTAATGCGGGCGCTTTTCGCTTGGCTCGAGTACTGGTTCCTGATGAGGCTCGCAACATGGTTTGGAGTAATGGTTTTGGCATGCTCAACCAAGACAAAGAATCGCATGAAGAAACGTCAGCCGATCAAGTTGCCGATACTGAGATCGCCGCGGTGATTTACAACAAATCCAAGGTGCCTGCCGTAACTGGATTGGTAAATACCAAGCAGCAAACAGTAGCCTTGCTAATGCCTTCCGTAGCGCAAATGCAAGTCAAGTCTATTTCTCATGTATCCGATCGCATTCCTACTTCGAAGATTGATCCTCAAGCTTTGGATAGTAATTTAATGGGGTCTTTGCAGAATCAACGTGCGGTAGCGGACTTCTTTCAAAAGAAATACAGCCTTGATCCCGCCAAGAGTGAAGAGTATGTCTCCAACACCATCTTGATTGCGAAAGAAGTCAATATTGACCCGGTGTTATTGCTGGCAGTGATTTCAGTAGAGTCGAACTTCAATCCAAACACCAAGAGTCATGCTGGTGCTGAGGGCTTGATGCAGGTAATGACATCAGTGCATAAAGATAAGCATGCAATTTTTGGCGGAACTTCCACGGCTGCCAAGCCTGAGGTGAAGATTCGCGTTGGCGCTGCGAATGCTGAGGATGATGGTGGTTATGCTGACAAGGTAATGGCTGAAAGAAATCGTCTGATTACTTGTGTCAAAACCGTTCGTCTAACCGACTCACTTTAA
- a CDS encoding DUF6662 family protein encodes MVSGNVVVANEQLKFVGNGNVPESMLDFLVDASYRFAPKWSAGVEARFHNDYSSYNLQNQVQRATFVGLNMHYAAKDWWVTGAWRYPLKGNTCMGDGTAECSNARVWDSHSVNEFIVKVGFALN; translated from the coding sequence GTGGTATCTGGAAACGTCGTGGTTGCCAATGAGCAACTGAAGTTCGTGGGCAATGGCAATGTACCGGAGTCCATGCTGGACTTCTTGGTGGACGCCAGTTATCGCTTCGCACCTAAATGGTCCGCAGGCGTAGAGGCGCGTTTCCATAATGACTACTCAAGCTACAACTTGCAAAACCAAGTACAAAGAGCGACCTTTGTTGGGCTCAATATGCACTATGCCGCCAAAGATTGGTGGGTGACTGGTGCCTGGCGCTATCCGTTAAAGGGCAATACGTGCATGGGCGACGGGACTGCTGAATGCTCCAACGCACGCGTCTGGGATAGTCACTCAGTAAACGAATTTATTGTCAAAGTTGGCTTCGCGCTTAATTAA
- a CDS encoding FKBP-type peptidyl-prolyl cis-trans isomerase, whose protein sequence is MSELKKKIDTVVGDGKEASAGNHVDVHYTGWLYDENDTDHKGQKFDSSLDRWQLFSFPLGTGHVIKGCGEGVTAMKIGGKRTLIIPSEMGYGPRGAGGAIPPNATLVFDVELHGVN, encoded by the coding sequence ATGAGTGAACTCAAAAAAAAAATCGATACCGTTGTTGGCGATGGAAAAGAAGCTAGCGCTGGCAATCATGTAGATGTGCATTACACCGGCTGGTTGTACGACGAAAACGATACCGACCACAAAGGCCAGAAGTTTGATAGCTCCTTAGATCGCTGGCAATTGTTCAGTTTCCCTTTGGGTACTGGACATGTGATTAAGGGTTGTGGCGAAGGCGTGACTGCCATGAAAATTGGTGGCAAACGCACACTCATCATTCCATCTGAAATGGGCTATGGTCCACGCGGTGCGGGTGGCGCGATTCCTCCGAATGCGACTTTGGTATTTGATGTGGAATTACACGGCGTTAACTAA
- a CDS encoding ABC transporter ATP-binding protein: MLSIKNLEAVYGKVKVLHGINIDVPKGQVITLIGSNDADKTTTMRAITGMIKPTAGEVTLGGEKIDGYDSHKTARLGLAPSPEGRRVFASMSVTDNLLLGAFPRFTGSRPKGDIKNDLEQSLELFPRLKERCKQLAGTLSGGEQQMLAMAPAVMLNPEIILLDEPSIGFAPMLVEEVFKIISNLKSQGVTMLLVEQFAAAAFNVADYGYVLENGKIATHGPAAKLKDDPAVKAAYLGCAGGH; the protein is encoded by the coding sequence ATGTTATCTATTAAGAATCTTGAAGCAGTCTACGGCAAAGTCAAAGTCCTCCACGGCATCAATATCGATGTCCCTAAAGGACAAGTGATTACGTTGATTGGCTCTAATGACGCCGACAAAACAACCACCATGCGCGCTATTACTGGCATGATTAAGCCAACGGCTGGTGAAGTGACTTTAGGCGGCGAAAAAATTGACGGTTACGACTCTCATAAAACTGCTCGCCTAGGTTTGGCGCCTAGCCCTGAAGGTCGTCGTGTATTCGCGTCAATGTCGGTGACTGACAATTTATTGTTGGGCGCATTTCCACGGTTTACTGGCAGTCGTCCAAAAGGCGATATTAAGAACGATCTCGAGCAATCCCTCGAACTGTTCCCACGTCTTAAAGAGCGTTGCAAGCAATTGGCTGGAACACTATCGGGTGGTGAGCAACAGATGTTGGCGATGGCTCCCGCTGTGATGTTAAATCCAGAAATTATTCTCTTGGATGAGCCATCGATTGGCTTTGCGCCAATGTTGGTTGAAGAAGTATTTAAGATCATCTCAAATCTGAAATCCCAGGGTGTGACCATGTTGTTAGTTGAGCAGTTTGCTGCTGCAGCCTTTAACGTAGCTGATTATGGTTACGTACTTGAGAACGGCAAAATCGCTACTCATGGACCAGCTGCAAAACTGAAAGATGATCCTGCTGTGAAAGCCGCTTACTTGGGTTGCGCTGGTGGTCACTAA
- a CDS encoding sulfite exporter TauE/SafE family protein, whose translation MDYLAFISPSLGIFVGLLMGLTGAGGGILSVPLLVFALGLSVAEAAPISLSAITLAAGVGVLLGLKNKILRYKAAVFMALFGLLLSPAGLWISQYTPNAPLLIVFSLLLFYVSIRMFLQASRNIDGITPAPRKPPPCLLNPTKGKLAWNVPCARALMLSGGLAGFLSGLLGVGGGLVIVPALKRYSDLPVQSIVATSLGVLAIVAGGGTLFSAASGNLNIVIAAPFSLGALLGILLGRSFGKKLSGPRLQQIFSILAFSVAISLSVKGFVSL comes from the coding sequence ATGGACTATTTAGCATTCATCAGCCCTTCCTTAGGTATTTTTGTGGGCCTACTCATGGGGCTCACCGGAGCTGGCGGCGGAATTCTCTCTGTCCCATTACTCGTTTTTGCCTTAGGACTCAGCGTTGCTGAAGCAGCACCAATTTCTTTATCGGCCATTACGCTAGCGGCGGGAGTTGGCGTCTTATTGGGATTGAAAAATAAAATCCTTCGCTATAAGGCCGCTGTATTTATGGCGCTATTTGGCCTGCTACTTTCACCCGCAGGCCTTTGGATATCTCAATACACCCCCAATGCCCCGTTGCTGATCGTTTTTAGTCTTCTCCTGTTTTATGTTTCTATACGGATGTTCTTGCAAGCAAGTAGAAATATTGATGGCATTACGCCGGCGCCACGTAAACCGCCACCCTGCTTACTCAACCCAACAAAAGGCAAGCTTGCCTGGAATGTACCTTGCGCTAGAGCCTTAATGCTCTCAGGTGGTTTAGCCGGCTTCTTGTCTGGCCTCCTAGGGGTAGGCGGCGGCTTGGTCATTGTTCCCGCACTCAAGCGATATTCCGATCTACCCGTGCAATCCATTGTGGCCACGTCCCTCGGAGTGCTTGCCATTGTTGCTGGTGGAGGCACTCTTTTCTCGGCCGCCTCCGGCAATCTCAATATCGTCATTGCTGCGCCTTTTTCCCTGGGTGCATTACTAGGTATTCTGCTTGGCAGATCGTTTGGCAAGAAATTAAGCGGCCCCAGATTGCAGCAAATCTTTTCGATATTAGCGTTTAGCGTTGCGATTAGCCTCTCTGTTAAAGGCTTTGTCAGCTTATGA
- a CDS encoding serine hydrolase domain-containing protein produces the protein MLGIIEEKIAGKPLGAVMQERIWNKAGMPNTTFDLAEKDRPRLAPSLPVDPFTGKPQKVDIHTQKVKFDCGGSCAYSMAGDYIRFGQMLLNGGSLEGKRVLGPQTVAFMTSNHLHKDIKKIMSAVQSQGALAMDLAWVLPYVQIEGYLQSMVMLATLLGLALMERSSGLTLKSKWL, from the coding sequence GTGCTTGGCATTATTGAAGAAAAAATTGCAGGCAAGCCTTTGGGTGCTGTGATGCAAGAGCGTATTTGGAATAAGGCCGGCATGCCAAATACCACTTTTGATCTTGCTGAAAAAGATCGCCCTCGTTTAGCGCCGTCACTTCCTGTAGACCCATTCACTGGTAAGCCGCAGAAAGTGGATATTCATACGCAGAAAGTGAAGTTTGATTGCGGTGGATCTTGTGCGTATTCAATGGCTGGTGACTATATTCGTTTTGGCCAGATGCTATTGAATGGCGGAAGTTTAGAAGGTAAGCGCGTACTTGGGCCACAGACGGTTGCATTCATGACATCCAATCACTTACATAAAGATATTAAAAAAATAATGTCAGCGGTACAGAGCCAGGGCGCGTTGGCTATGGATTTAGCTTGGGTGTTGCCGTACGTACAGATCGAGGGTTATCTGCAATCAATGGTAATGTTGGCGACTTTACTTGGACTCGCGCTTATGGAACGATCGTCTGGGCTGACCCTAAAGAGCAAATGGTTGTAG
- a CDS encoding FMN-binding protein, which yields MNWKPNPLAMIGLAMIIAPIIAHAKIYVSAEQAQKILLPNRTLSKNPIITDDLQEKMRSASSIQHPFQGERIWKSSDGSWLIIDEVVGKHEMITYTVAINPNGSISGIEVLEYVESYGYEVAEPQLRKQFVGKTINDPIKLNQDIQNIGGATLSCKHLTNGVKRVTVLYDLALNNIPSSTVPTQAIKAK from the coding sequence ATGAACTGGAAACCGAATCCGCTAGCGATGATTGGTCTAGCAATGATTATCGCACCCATCATTGCTCATGCAAAAATTTATGTATCTGCTGAGCAAGCACAAAAAATTCTTCTGCCAAATAGAACCCTCTCAAAGAATCCCATCATCACCGATGATCTGCAAGAAAAGATGCGTTCCGCATCAAGTATTCAACACCCCTTTCAAGGAGAGCGAATTTGGAAATCATCCGATGGCAGCTGGTTAATCATTGATGAAGTGGTTGGCAAGCACGAAATGATTACCTATACTGTCGCCATCAACCCCAATGGCAGCATCTCTGGCATTGAGGTTTTGGAATACGTTGAATCTTATGGCTATGAAGTGGCAGAACCACAATTGCGCAAACAGTTTGTCGGAAAAACAATCAACGACCCCATCAAACTTAATCAAGACATTCAGAATATTGGCGGCGCCACCCTATCCTGCAAACACCTCACTAATGGGGTAAAGCGAGTTACCGTCTTATATGACTTAGCCTTAAACAATATCCCCTCATCAACTGTGCCAACCCAGGCGATCAAAGCAAAATGA
- a CDS encoding DNA/RNA non-specific endonuclease — protein sequence MKFLRGLFALLLLSSSLGALAAFEDCKDLFPQQQIPATTQAGRDLCFDSFAIYYSPQDKKPIYTVEKLNKEQLSATHPRRSNQFYEEARLPFAERVLLSDYRGSDYDRGHNAPAGDMSNERAMAQSFSLANMMPQARQNNQGIWAKNIEEPTRAYVKRATGDVYVFTGSAGNSGSIGRGRVTIPSYLYKLIYDPNRNAAWAYWIENTNEASMSPPISYAELVQKTGIDFHLPLGENANKVDAIPSEPMQIKTQKPLVGGWYPVFFDHYSANKLSGVIANIQAGKVGSIEIQYDRNEPLAKQIATQLQSQTNLQASLIQSSPPESATVTYERNRVTLIIRSK from the coding sequence ATGAAATTTCTTCGCGGCCTTTTCGCTCTACTCCTACTTTCTTCATCCTTAGGTGCGCTTGCGGCGTTTGAGGACTGCAAAGACCTCTTTCCTCAGCAGCAAATCCCAGCTACTACTCAGGCAGGAAGGGATCTCTGCTTTGACAGCTTCGCTATTTACTACTCTCCTCAAGATAAGAAGCCTATCTATACTGTTGAGAAACTGAATAAAGAGCAACTCTCTGCCACGCATCCTCGCAGAAGCAATCAGTTTTATGAAGAAGCCAGACTCCCCTTTGCGGAAAGAGTCCTCCTATCGGATTACCGCGGCAGTGACTATGACCGCGGCCACAACGCTCCCGCTGGAGATATGAGCAATGAGCGTGCGATGGCCCAATCCTTTTCCTTGGCAAACATGATGCCTCAGGCAAGGCAAAACAATCAGGGTATCTGGGCTAAGAATATTGAGGAGCCAACTAGAGCCTATGTCAAAAGAGCGACTGGTGATGTGTACGTCTTTACTGGCTCAGCGGGAAATAGTGGCAGCATTGGTAGAGGTAGAGTCACCATTCCAAGTTATTTATACAAACTGATTTACGACCCAAATAGAAATGCAGCCTGGGCTTATTGGATTGAAAACACCAATGAAGCCAGCATGAGCCCTCCCATTTCCTATGCGGAATTGGTTCAGAAAACAGGCATTGATTTTCATTTACCCCTGGGCGAAAACGCAAATAAGGTAGATGCTATACCCTCAGAACCCATGCAAATAAAGACTCAAAAGCCATTAGTTGGCGGATGGTATCCCGTGTTTTTCGACCATTACTCAGCAAATAAACTTTCTGGAGTGATCGCCAATATTCAGGCGGGTAAAGTGGGAAGTATTGAGATTCAGTATGACCGAAATGAGCCCCTAGCCAAACAGATTGCTACTCAACTTCAATCTCAAACCAATCTACAAGCAAGCCTAATCCAGAGCAGCCCGCCAGAATCAGCAACCGTCACCTACGAACGAAATCGCGTCACCCTCATTATTCGTTCAAAGTAA
- a CDS encoding serine hydrolase domain-containing protein: MQTTSLIAGLLVSAILFADDTSKAPLPFSATPGQGFSQDVLKRIDTFFADQIAANNMAGAVLAVSKNGKLTIFKPYGYLDKANNKPMATDAIFNWASMTKVMASVSALTFYEEGKLPLNAPISNWLPQFKEMKVGQIDADGRLNLVPAKNPITVQDLMRHTNGLTYGGRGATPVHKMYPAGSAPAAVQYRAQEFLDKLASNPIHCCMSQVQLGTTALAWMCLALLKKKLQASLWVL, from the coding sequence TTGCAGACAACCAGCCTAATTGCTGGTTTATTGGTCAGCGCCATCCTATTTGCGGACGACACTTCAAAAGCCCCTTTACCCTTCAGCGCAACCCCAGGCCAAGGATTTAGCCAGGATGTACTCAAAAGAATTGATACCTTTTTTGCGGATCAAATTGCCGCAAATAATATGGCGGGTGCGGTGTTGGCGGTTTCTAAAAACGGCAAGCTCACTATATTTAAGCCATATGGGTATTTAGATAAAGCCAACAACAAACCTATGGCTACTGATGCTATTTTTAATTGGGCATCCATGACCAAGGTAATGGCTTCAGTAAGTGCTTTGACTTTTTATGAAGAAGGCAAGTTACCCTTAAATGCGCCGATTTCGAATTGGTTACCACAATTTAAAGAGATGAAAGTCGGCCAAATAGATGCGGACGGAAGACTCAATTTAGTGCCAGCAAAAAATCCGATCACCGTGCAAGATTTAATGCGGCATACCAATGGTTTAACTTACGGCGGTCGTGGTGCTACCCCAGTTCATAAAATGTATCCCGCAGGATCTGCGCCAGCCGCAGTGCAATACAGAGCGCAAGAATTTCTCGACAAGTTAGCAAGCAATCCAATCCATTGTTGTATGAGCCAGGTACAGCTTGGGACTACGGCTTTGGCCTGGATGTGCTTGGCATTATTGAAGAAAAAATTGCAGGCAAGCCTTTGGGTGCTGTGA
- a CDS encoding HdeD family acid-resistance protein, which yields MIGVILAQRAFIDTVEATFPIPSFESAYMAELSNDQIQELRAKVLGAAAKVPGLLIGLGILFIVLGMVGIAGQALFSFVTVNVLGIFLFAGGLLQGAHALNSHGWKSVGMQLILAALYIAAAMFTWAFPIPALEVITLWLAAIFFVTGALRLIAAFQYRHFREWFWLVLSSALSILIGYPESSLWLPGMLIAIELLLQGWSLLFMGLAARSLIK from the coding sequence TTGATTGGCGTAATTCTGGCTCAAAGGGCGTTTATTGATACGGTAGAGGCTACTTTTCCAATTCCTTCATTCGAAAGCGCTTATATGGCCGAACTATCTAACGATCAAATCCAAGAACTCCGTGCAAAAGTATTGGGCGCTGCTGCAAAAGTTCCTGGTCTCTTAATTGGGCTTGGCATTTTATTTATCGTCTTGGGTATGGTTGGTATTGCAGGTCAAGCTTTATTTTCTTTTGTCACGGTGAATGTATTGGGTATCTTTTTATTTGCCGGCGGTTTACTGCAAGGCGCTCATGCTTTGAACTCCCATGGTTGGAAAAGTGTTGGCATGCAACTGATCTTGGCGGCGCTCTATATCGCCGCAGCCATGTTTACTTGGGCTTTCCCAATCCCCGCATTGGAAGTAATTACTTTGTGGTTGGCCGCAATCTTCTTTGTCACGGGCGCTTTGCGATTAATCGCCGCATTTCAGTATCGCCATTTCCGTGAATGGTTCTGGTTGGTGCTTTCATCAGCACTCTCGATCTTGATTGGCTACCCAGAATCCAGTCTTTGGCTTCCTGGTATGTTGATTGCAATTGAACTTTTATTGCAAGGCTGGTCCTTGTTATTTATGGGCTTGGCAGCACGCTCACTTATTAAATAG